From the Myripristis murdjan chromosome 14, fMyrMur1.1, whole genome shotgun sequence genome, one window contains:
- the vkorc1l1 gene encoding vitamin K epoxide reductase complex subunit 1-like protein 1, with protein sequence MMAAPVLRVSTPRWERIARLLVCLLGIILSLYAFHVEREKARDSSYRAMCDVSSSISCSKVFSSRWGRGFGLLGSIFGNDSALNQPNSVYGIVFYAFQLLLGMTVSAMAALILMTTSILSVVGSLYLGYILYFVLKDFCIICITTYALNFILFILNYKRLVYLNEAWKQQLQAKQD encoded by the exons ATGATGGCGGCGCCCGTCCTGAGAGTATCCACCCCTCGATGGGAAAGAATAGCTAGGCTTCTCGTCTGCCTATTAGGCATCATATTGTCTTTATATGCTTTTCACGTTGAGAGGGAAAAGGCTCGGGACTCGAGTTATCGGGCTATGTGCGACGTCAGCAGCTCCATCAGCTGTTCAAAAGTCTTCAGCTCAAG GTGGGGTCGAGGATTTGGACTCTTGGGCTCAATTTTTGGAAATGACAGCGCACTGAACCAGCCAAACAGTGTCTACGGGATTGTCTTTTACGCCTTTCAGCTCCTACTAG GAATGACTGTCAGTGCAATGGCTGCCCTTATTCTCATGACGACGTCCATCTTATCGGTGGTGGGTTCGCTCTACCTGGGCTACATCCTCTACTTTGTCCTAAAGGACTTCTGCATCATCTGCATCACCACATATGCGCTGAACTTCATTCTCTTTATCCTCAACTACAAGCGACTGGTTTACTTGAATGAGGCCTGGAAACAGCAGCTCCAAGCCAAGCAGGACTAA
- the myo19 gene encoding unconventional myosin-XIX, which yields MRKKMSLTPKSMISAEEQSRAEYKHGGREVKGNSKKVNQSLNESLDGEIQAFLIDEDQLHTYDDLTKVNPVTQTTVLKCLQARYSMKVFYTHAGCTLVALNPFQPIPDLYSLDVMKEYHCAPQPQEFKPHIFIVAEEAYRNLQGQMEPVNQSLVVSGESGAGKTWTSRCLMKYYATVAASSSVVKSQDTVDRIERRVLDSNPIMEAFGNACTLRNNNSSRFGKYIQLQLDRSQLLVGASVQTYLLEKTRVACQPAKERNFHIFYQMMKGATDEQRKEWRMPKDQQFVWLPNAEKTLEEDCFQETLEAMVHLGINAEKQGQIFKILAGILQFGNVNFSSADESQPCNIEEQSKDFLQRAAGLLGVPVDELLACLRVRTLKAGKQSVLKPCSQSECSVRRDCLAKLIYAQLFEWLVTFINNSICADNSIWCNFIGLLDVYGFECFPVNNLEQLCINYANEKLQQHFVAHYLRAQQEEYVSEGLEWSFVKYQDNQNCLDLIEGSPTSIFSLLNEECRLNRVSDAKKFRGRLEKELCDNANISWDKYSQEAHFTVAHYAGKVNYQIDGMMEKNKDPVPRELIALLQKSENPLLHQIFADKDTENAKSKGLSKVTVVSKFKNSLESLMKILHTTTPHYTRCIKPNPDCKPLTFQKEEVIIQLKACGIVETIHISAAGFPIRIPFKSFIQRYGLISKSSAFKTVVHTGDLDTDKDSLRPAVDKLLRVVLQSQVLDPACQRDSETHSTLVHCGRTKVFLTQSMLELLEDQRKKVLSQKAFSIQCCWRRYQRCRRHAQRRAATLIQAAGRSWLVRRQVHRWHRAAAVIQTSWRKWKKVMNSLAEAELDDAKHLVGENVPVVNPVVRERGSVQLSTIPEPVTVRGWPMGLALASAPSITVSLTATGFQKMMSVIASVNVPSRKGEYKVETNQYKQGLASIRAKPRGSVKLHYQRSPLLYADRQPNVVSNGVTGFNQILLEKTL from the exons GTGAAAGGAAACAGTAAGAAAGTGAACCAGTCTCTAAACGAGTCGCTGGACGGAGAAATCCAGGCCTTCCTCATAGATGAGGACCAGCTCCACACCTACGATGACCTTACCAAAGTCAACCCAGTGACCCAAACAACAG TGCTGAAATGCCTTCAGGCCAGGTACAGTATGAAGGTGTTTTACACCCATGCAGGATGCACCTTGGTGGCTCTCAACCCCTTCCAGCCCATCCCAGACCTCTACTCTCTGGATGTGATGAAGGAGTATCACTGTGCTCCTCAGCCCCAG GAGTTCAAACCACATATCTTTATTGTGGCAGAGGAGGCCTACAGGAATTTGCAGGGCCAGATGGAGCCTGTGAACCAGTCGTTGGTGGTCAGCGGTGAGAGCGGTGCAGGAAAG ACATGGACGTCCCGTTGCCTGATGAAATACTACGCCACTGtggccgcctcctcctccgtgGTGAAGAGTCAGGACACGGTGGACAGGATAGAGAGGAGGGTGCTGGACTCCAACCCCATCATGGAGGCTTTCG GAAATGCCTGTACGCTACggaacaacaacagcagtcGCTTCGGAAAGTACATCCAGCTTCAGCTCGACAG GTCCCAGCTGTTGGTGGGGGCGTCAGTGCAAACGTATTTGCTGGAGAAGACCAGGGTGGCCTGTCAACCGGCCAAAGAAAGAAACTTCCACATCTTTTATCAG ATGATGAAAGGGGCCACAGATGAGCAGAGAAAAGAGTGGAGGATGCCAAAGGACCAACAGTTTGTCTGGCTTCCAAACGCTGAAAAAACACTGGAGG aGGACTGTTTTCAGGAGACTTTGGAGGCAATGGTTCACCTGGGCATTAATGCAGAGAAGCAGGGCCAAATATTTAAG ATATTAGCTGGGATTTTGCAGTTTGGGAATGTGAATTTCTCCTCAGCAGATGAATCACAACCTTGTAACATAGAGGAGCAATCTAAAG ACTTTCTTCAGAGGGCTGCTGGTCTGCTCGGTGTCCCCGTGGATGAGCTCCTGGCCTGTTTAAGAGTGAGGACACTGAAGGCTGGGAAACAGAGTGTCCTCAAGCCCTGTTCCCAGTCAGAGTGCAGCGTTAGGAGAGACTGCCTGGCTAAGCTCATCTATGCCCA attgtTTGAATGGCTGGTTACATTCATTAACAACAGCATATGTGCAGACAACTCCATTTGGTGCAACTTCATAG GACTGCTGGATGTGTACGGGTTTGAGTGCTTTCCAGTCAATAACCTGGAGCAGCTATGCATTAACTATGCCAATGAGAAACTCCAGCAGCACTTTGTGGCTCActatctcagagctcagcag GAGGAATATGTGTCGGAGGGGTTGGAGTGGTCCTTTGTTAAATACCAGGACAACCAGAACTGTCTGGATTTGATAGAGGGAAGCCCTACCAGCATCTTCTCTCTTCTTAATGAG GAATGTCGTCTTAATCGAGTCTCAGATGCCAAGAAGTTCAGGGGTCGTCTGGAGAAGGAGCTCTGTGATAATGCAAACATAAGCTGGGATAAGTACAGCCAGGAGGCACATTTCACTGTGGCCCATTACGCTGGCAAAGTCAACTACCAGATAGACGGCatgatggagaaaaacaag GATCCTGTGCCACGAGAGCTCATAGCTCTGCTGCAGAAGTCAGAAAACCCTCTGCTTCACCAGATCTTCGCTGACAAGGACACTGAGAACGCAAAGAGCAAGGGGCTCAGCAAAGTCACTGTGGTCTCAAAGTTCAAG AACTCTCTGGAGAGCCTGATGAAGATCCTCCACACCACAACTCCCCACTACACCCGCTGCATCAAACCTAACCCAGACTGCAAACCACTGACCTTCCAAAAGGAGGAG GTGATTATACAATTGAAGGCCTGTGGGATTGTTGAGACCATACACATTAGTGCTGCAGGCTTTCCAATAAG AATTCCTTTCAAAAGCTTCATACAGCGATATGGACTGATTTCTAAATCTTCAGCCTTCAAGACAGTGGTTCATACTGGTG ATTTGGATACTGACAAGGACAGTCTCAGACCAGCGGTGGATAAGCTTCTCAGAGTGGTGTTACAAAGCCAGGTTCTTGACCCCGCATGCCAACGtgacagtgaaacacacagcacattgGTGCACTGTGGAAGGACCAAAGTTTTTCTGACCCAGTCCATG CTAGAATTATTAGAGGATCAGAGAAAGAAGGTCCTGTCCCAGAAGGCCTTCTCCATTCAGTGCTGTTGGCGAAGGTACCAGCGCTGCAGACGCCACGCCCAGCGACGGGCCGCCACCTTGATCCAAGCAG CGGGGCGGTCATGGCTGGTCAGGAGGCAGGTCCACAGATGGCACAGGGCAGCGGCTGTCATCCAGACTTCCTGGAGGAAGTGGAAG AAGGTAATGAATTCCCTGGCTGAGGCAGAACTAGATGATGCCAAGCACCTTGTAGGAGAGAATGTGCCGGTGGTGAACCCTGTCGTCAGAGAGCGGGGTTCGGTGCAGCTCTCAACCATCCCAGAGCCTGTGACGGTACGAGGGTGGCCCATGGGCCTGGCTCTGGCCTCAGCACCGTCCATCACCGTGTCGCTGACAGCCACCGGCTTCCAGAAGATGATGTCTGTGATTGCCTCCGTCAACGTGCCGTCCAGGAAAGGGGAATACAAGGTGGAGACAAACCAGTACAAACAGGGTCTGGCCTCAATAAGGGCTAAACCCAGG gGATCTGTGAAGCTGCACTATCAGCGATCTCCACTTCTCTATGCTGACAGGCAACCAAACGTGGTGAGCAACGGAGTGACAGGATTCAACCAAATCCTGCTGGAGAAAACCTTGTAA
- the gusb gene encoding beta-glucuronidase, translating into MGDPGKLALFGVLLLCAARDGASVPQRGMLFPRESASRELKELSGLWDFRADQSPGRSLGFDSAWYKSRLAETGPVIDMPVPASYNDITQDPKLRDFIGWVWYDREVVVPARWVADKGTRVVLRVGSAHYYSVVWVNGVKVMEHNGGHLPFEAEIGDIIRENPQAPCRITIAVNNTLTLETLPPGSIQHMDDTSKYPNGYFVQNTNFDFFNYAGIHRPVLLYTTPKVYVDDITVVTDFSDNTGLVSYKVSVLGASTTNVKVTLTDKHGRCVASSSGPSGVLKVTDVNLWWPYLMHDNPGYLYSMEVHMTTADESVAYEDIYTLPVGIRTVRVTSTQFLINNKPFYFHGVNKHEDSDIRGKGLDWPLIVKDFNLLKWLGANSFRTSHYPYAEEILQMCDRHGIVVIDECPGVGIKDIRSFGNASLAHHLDVMDELVNRDKNHPSVVMWSVANEPAAEMPPAGFYFKMLISHTKALDPTRPVTFITDSNYARDKGAPYVDVICVNSYFSWYHDPGHVEVIPIQLTNQFENWYGKYQKPIIQSEYGADVVPGLHSDPPMMFTEEYQKIVLQSYHKVFDQKRKEYVVGELIWNFADFMTAQGVTRVVGNKKGIFSRQRQPKAGAFILKDRYWRLANETGRLPPWNKYPCLL; encoded by the exons ATGGGTGACCCAGGTAAGCTCGCGCTGTTcggtgtgttgctgctgtgcgCCGCGCGGGACGGGGCCTCCGTGCCGCAGCGCGGGATGCTCTTCCCCCGGGAGTCCGCCTCCAgagagctgaaggagctgagcGGGCTGTGGGACTTCAGAGCAGACCAGTCCCCCGGCAGGAGCCTGGGCTTTGACTCGGCTTGGTACAAAAGTCGCCTGGCGGAG ACTGGTCCAGTGATTGACATGCCAGTTCCTGCCAGCTATAACGACATCACCCAGGATCCCAAGCTGAGAGATTTCATTGGCTGGGTCTGGTACGACCGAGAGGTGGTGGTGCCTGCCCGCTGGGTTGCTGACAAAGGAACCAGGGTGGTGCTCAGAGTGGGAAGTGCTCACTATTACTCAGTGGTG TGGGTGAACGGAGTGAAAGTGATGGAGCACAATGGTGGTCATCTTCCCTTCGAGGCTGAGATAGGTGATATTATCCGCGAGAACCCACAGGCACCATGTAGGATCACCATTGCCGTCAACAACACACTAACTCTGGAGACCCTGCCTCCAGGAAGCATCCAGCACATGGATGACACCTCCAA GTATCCTAATGGTTATTTTGTGCAAAACACCAACTTTGACTTCTTCAACTATGCTGGGATTCACCGTCCTGTGTTGCTGTACACCACTCCTAAGGTGTATGTAGATGACATCACTGTCGTGACCGACTTCTCTGATAACACTG GCCTCGTCAGCTACAAAGTGTCGGTCCTCGGTGCCTCCACAACCAATGTGAAGGTCACCTTGACAGACAAACATGGCCGCTGTGTGGCCTCCTCCAGTGGGCCATCTGGAGTCCTGAAAGTGACAGATGTAAACCTGTGGTGGCCGTATTTGATGCATGACAATCCAGGCTATCTTTACTCTATGGAG GTTCACATGACGACAGCTGATGAAAGTGTAGCATATGAGGATATATACACACTACCAGTCGGTATCCGCACAGTGAGAGTCACCAGCACCCAGTTCCTCATCAACAACAAGCCTTTCTACTTCCATGGAGTCAATAAACACGAGGACTCTGAT ATCCGAGGTAAAGGCTTGGACTGGCCCCTGATTGTCAAGGACTTCAACCTGTTGAAGTGGCTGGGGGCCAACTCATTCCGCACCAGCCACTATCCATATGCTGAGGAGATCCTGCAGATGTGTGACCGCCATGGCATCGTGGTGATAGATGAATGCCCAGGAGTGGGTATCAAAGACAT ACGTAGTTTTGGAAATGCCTCCCTGGCTCACCATCTGGATGTCATGGACGAGCTCGTCAACAGGGACAAGAACCATCCCTCTGTGGTCATGTGGTCAGTAGCCAATGAGCCAGCTGCAGAGATGCCCCCTGCTGGATTTTATTTCAA GATGTTAATAAGTCACACCAAAGCCCTGGATCCTACCCGACCTGTCACTTTTATCACAGACAGTAACTATGCCAGGGACAAAGGG GCTCCCTATGTAGATGTAATCTGTGTGAACAGTTACTTCTCCTGGTACCATGACCCAGGCCACGTGGAGGTCATCCCCATCCAGCTCACAAACCAGTTTGAGAACTGGTATGGAAAGTATCAGAAGCCCATCATCCAGAGTGAATATGGAGCTGACGTGGTGCCGGGGCTACACAGT GATCCGCCCATGATGTTTACGGAGGAGTATCAGAAGATAGTCCTGCAGAGCTACCACAAAGTATTCGACCAGAAGAGGAAGGAGTATGTTGTCGGCGAACTCATCTGGAACTTTGCCGACTTCATGACCGCACAAG GTGTGACCCGTGTGGTGGGGAACAAGAAGGGCATTTTCAGCAGGCAGAGGCAGCCTAAAGCAGGAGCTTTCATCCTGAAGGACAGGTACTGGAGACTGGCTAATGAAACAGGTAGACTGCCTCCCTGGAACAAGTACCCCTGCCTGCTCTGA
- the znhit3 gene encoding zinc finger HIT domain-containing protein 3 produces the protein MQICSVCSEQTTKYRCPACKIRYCSVSCYKTHKDTCLPVKEPAPIAEDKATSSTEPWSVEDLLHEDDHIDKVPMEKLQLLGQSEELRDLLCNPHLRQLLWSIDSADSKDAVMKAAMQEPLFIEFSDQCLKIVETEKGQMENCASTD, from the exons ATGCAGATTTGCAGTGTTTGTAGCGAGCAGACAACAAAATACAGATGTCCGGCCTGCAAAATAAGATA TTGCTCAGTAAGCTGTTACAAGACACATAAAG ATACTTGCCTACCTGTCAAGGAGCCAGCACCTATTGCCGAGGATAAGGCTACATCGTCCACTG AGCCATGGAGTGTTGAAGATCTCCTGCATGAAGATGATCATATAGACAAAGTGCCAATGGAGAAGCTCCAACTGTTAG GGCAGTCAGAGGAGCTGAGAGATCTGCTGTGTAACCCCCATCTCAGACAGTTACTATGGTCCATTGACAGTGCTGACAGCAAAGACGCTGTGATGAAGGCTGCCATGCAGGAGCCTCTGTTCATCGAGTTTTCAGATCAGTGTTTAAAAATAGTAGAAACTGAGAAAGGACAAATGGAAAACTGTGCTAGCACTGATTAA